A genomic region of Cannabis sativa cultivar Pink pepper isolate KNU-18-1 chromosome 1, ASM2916894v1, whole genome shotgun sequence contains the following coding sequences:
- the LOC133035340 gene encoding uncharacterized protein LOC133035340 produces MATIYTTIIKDITPTTESWKIEMRVLEKSGKRTSKSSPLKYQKLMLADKKGNDVEAVIFGTEIDARENTLEVFHTYYISNAYVKKTVPPFYKKQDYKYSWTVNSRTEIEEIQTEDNQVSAPNYDFIPFSNLHTPKEFSKPIDILAIALKMNPPKEVNTPYELHTIQEIYLINER; encoded by the exons ATGGCTACAATATACACAACAATAATTAAGGACATCACTCCAACTACAGAAAGTTGGAAGATTGAAATGAGAGTGTTAGAAAAATCTGGAAAGCGGACAAGCAAGAGTTCACCACTCAAATATCAAAAGCTTATGTTAGCAGataaaaag GGTAATGATGTTGAAGCAGTAATATTTGGCACTGAAATTGATGCTAGAGAAAACACTTTGGAAGTGTTCCACACTTACTACATCAGCAACGCCTATGTAAAAAAAACAGTCCCACCTTTCTATAAAAAGCAAGACTACAAATATTCTTGGACAGTGAACTCAAGAACAGAAATCGAAGAAATCCAAACAGAAGACAACCAGGTATCAGCACCAAACTATGATTTCATTCCGTTTAGCAACCTGCATACACCTAAAGAATTCAGCAAACCAATAG atattttgGCTATTGCTCTTAAAATGAACCCACCAAAAGAAGTCAACACTCCCTATGAACTACATACAATTCAagagatatatttaattaatgaaagGTAA